In a genomic window of Methanosarcina horonobensis HB-1 = JCM 15518:
- a CDS encoding TolB-like translocation protein has protein sequence MLVTCYKWVPPSNSVVKHYLLDTNSHTFGEINYGINGSDTNGILQAKWIPSGDKVYFEVSRIDETNSGYCYIICNPDGTNLRCIGTNYTDLSYILKNLGDIGYQKNLNWNPDSGKIVFEWEKPGNQSTGVYVVDGSGINAHELPSATYPQPTFYDSNRILIVTDEGTISLINNSGNLLQDFRPENKNERYCAFSLSPDRKKIMFAAGSLDSYNLHTYISNIDGSNLKGNISYNENLWVNESWQPNGSLLLVNQNRNLYVVEGDENNKRLLYEGNASEPQWFPDGRKILFVENGNKLYSIDVDGTNLSFITSFGPTYSYLWKYFGERQHFSINPSGNTIAFMSAFDSAAGRMIENNDIYKFDIAAPLFIINSNGSNLTQVTPAVKGRYDTCINWSPDGKQLTIGSTIYTDPGWDHGNSSLVELDSENSSPIWKSLPVKEIIRSEESGTVDKVQINEPDSKNTSQVTESQEIIKQSPSFMLLQMFTCIMGIWLLHKSKEL, from the coding sequence TTGCTTGTAACCTGTTACAAATGGGTTCCTCCTTCAAATAGTGTTGTTAAACATTACTTGTTAGACACGAATTCCCATACTTTCGGGGAAATAAATTATGGAATTAATGGATCGGATACCAATGGAATATTACAAGCAAAATGGATCCCGTCAGGTGACAAGGTATATTTCGAAGTTTCAAGGATCGACGAAACAAATTCCGGTTATTGTTATATCATTTGCAATCCAGATGGTACAAATTTGAGGTGTATAGGGACTAACTATACAGATCTTTCATACATACTAAAGAATCTTGGGGATATTGGTTATCAGAAGAATCTTAACTGGAATCCAGACTCCGGTAAAATCGTATTTGAATGGGAAAAACCCGGAAATCAATCTACCGGAGTATATGTAGTAGATGGAAGTGGTATAAATGCCCATGAACTTCCTTCAGCTACATATCCACAACCTACCTTCTACGACTCTAATAGAATTTTGATTGTCACCGATGAAGGAACTATATCGCTTATTAACAATAGCGGTAATTTGCTTCAGGATTTCCGGCCTGAGAACAAAAATGAACGATATTGCGCTTTTTCGCTTAGTCCTGACAGAAAAAAAATCATGTTTGCAGCAGGGTCATTAGATAGCTACAATTTACATACATATATCTCTAACATTGATGGTTCAAATTTAAAAGGAAATATCTCTTACAATGAAAATCTCTGGGTGAATGAGTCTTGGCAGCCAAACGGTTCTCTTTTGCTGGTAAATCAGAACAGGAATCTGTATGTTGTAGAAGGAGACGAAAATAATAAGCGTCTTTTGTATGAAGGCAATGCTAGCGAGCCCCAATGGTTCCCTGATGGAAGGAAAATACTGTTTGTTGAAAATGGAAACAAGCTTTATTCGATAGATGTTGACGGAACCAATCTGTCCTTTATCACGAGTTTCGGACCTACTTACTCCTACCTATGGAAATATTTTGGCGAAAGGCAGCATTTTTCAATAAATCCGTCTGGGAACACTATAGCTTTTATGTCTGCCTTTGATTCAGCTGCTGGAAGAATGATTGAAAACAATGACATTTATAAATTTGATATTGCTGCTCCTTTGTTCATCATTAATTCCAACGGTTCTAATCTTACTCAAGTGACACCTGCAGTAAAGGGAAGATATGATACCTGCATAAACTGGAGTCCTGATGGAAAGCAACTCACTATCGGATCCACTATATACACGGATCCCGGGTGGGACCATGGGAATAGCTCTCTGGTAGAATTGGATTCTGAAAACTCTTCGCCAATCTGGAAGAGTTTGCCTGTAAAGGAAATTATCAGGAGCGAAGAATCTGGCACCGTTGATAAAGTCCAGATCAATGAACCGGATTCCAAAAATACATCACAGGTTACTGAGAGTCAAGAAATAATCAAACAATCTCCTTCCTTTATGCTTTTACAAATGTTTACCTGCATAATGGGAATCTGGCTGCTGCATAAAAGCAAGGAGTTATGA
- a CDS encoding COG1470 family protein: protein MPENEVKLLLVLLTLFILMPFQAGADFAKVTVGNDVSGKVARPGDLVEFSFTVEKGYNTSESISVMLFISKMPENWTAGVYADGNQVSHITLPEEASEKELTLKVRIPENAKDEEYPIKIGLKPYGENIRNHDLIYREFTVTVDRAAMPNLEIYSDIPGKKTHPGIPVSFGAFVENKYESRANFRIFLVSKPEEWGVDLLSTDGARITRLGVPGDGSQEFKILVNPPLNATKGDYEILIAACPEKGNQSVFLPISVSINPELSRDEDLSAYVELNSNIVGVEIRPEKTAEFAVSLKNRYDQPLKLKLEALSLPEGWKAEFLTEEDKEGRLASLMLPAGEEQEFTVKVKPSQNATGGLYPVVIAAVSGDKKVTRQLEVGINHDIENEELLKVDPNPSELTLNPGGSSEIRVSIENRGDEDLEDVTLEINEVSGINVQIQGFGTIDELGSGKSRSIPVEITANANAGSGVKEIFIRAKSDDLVSSEKSIKVNVEKSSSSGLLGIAMLGFAVLVLVFVVRKFGRR, encoded by the coding sequence GTGCCTGAAAACGAAGTAAAACTCCTTCTTGTGCTGCTCACGCTATTTATTCTAATGCCTTTCCAGGCTGGAGCAGACTTCGCTAAGGTTACGGTCGGGAACGATGTCAGTGGCAAGGTTGCAAGACCAGGGGACCTTGTTGAGTTCAGTTTTACCGTGGAAAAGGGATACAATACTTCTGAGAGCATATCGGTTATGCTTTTCATAAGTAAAATGCCTGAAAACTGGACTGCAGGCGTATATGCGGATGGCAACCAGGTCAGTCACATAACTTTGCCTGAAGAAGCCAGTGAAAAGGAATTGACTCTTAAGGTAAGAATTCCTGAAAACGCAAAGGATGAGGAATACCCTATAAAAATAGGCCTGAAGCCTTATGGAGAAAATATCCGAAATCATGATCTGATATACAGGGAATTTACAGTAACAGTTGACAGGGCTGCAATGCCTAACCTGGAAATTTATTCGGATATTCCCGGAAAAAAGACCCATCCCGGAATTCCTGTCAGTTTCGGGGCTTTTGTAGAAAATAAATATGAAAGTAGAGCAAACTTTCGGATTTTTCTGGTTTCGAAACCCGAGGAGTGGGGAGTTGACCTGCTTTCCACCGACGGAGCCAGAATTACGAGGTTAGGAGTTCCTGGAGATGGAAGCCAGGAGTTTAAAATTCTCGTGAATCCTCCGCTCAATGCAACAAAGGGAGATTATGAAATTTTGATAGCAGCATGCCCGGAAAAAGGAAACCAGAGTGTGTTTTTGCCGATCAGCGTTAGCATAAACCCTGAACTTTCCAGGGATGAAGATTTAAGTGCGTACGTAGAGCTGAATTCTAACATAGTGGGAGTTGAAATTAGACCTGAAAAAACTGCAGAATTTGCAGTTTCTTTAAAAAACCGGTATGATCAGCCGCTTAAGCTGAAACTTGAAGCCTTAAGCTTGCCTGAAGGCTGGAAAGCTGAATTTCTTACTGAGGAAGACAAGGAAGGAAGGCTTGCTTCCCTGATGCTTCCTGCGGGAGAGGAACAGGAGTTTACAGTAAAGGTCAAGCCCTCTCAAAATGCTACAGGTGGGCTTTATCCGGTCGTAATTGCAGCTGTTAGCGGGGATAAAAAAGTTACCAGGCAGCTTGAGGTAGGCATTAACCATGATATCGAAAATGAGGAACTGCTTAAAGTCGATCCAAACCCCAGCGAATTGACACTGAATCCGGGAGGTTCTTCTGAAATCCGGGTCAGTATTGAAAACAGAGGAGACGAGGACCTTGAAGATGTCACCCTTGAAATTAACGAGGTAAGTGGCATCAACGTACAGATCCAGGGTTTCGGAACGATAGATGAGCTGGGATCAGGAAAATCCAGAAGCATCCCAGTAGAGATCACTGCAAACGCCAATGCCGGTTCCGGTGTCAAAGAGATTTTCATACGGGCAAAGAGTGATGATCTGGTGAGCTCTGAGAAAAGTATCAAGGTGAATGTGGAAAAATCATCAAGCAGCGGGCTTCTTGGCATAGCAATGCTGGGCTTTGCGGTCCTTGTGCTTGTTTTTGTAGTACGTAAGTTCGGAAGGCGGTGA
- a CDS encoding ABC transporter permease codes for MNKNCVLTLAQKEFSDKLHEPGFFVLLAIFMGTLLIYLQSRTSDFWDVVQVIGVFFPLTGIALGYDGIIKEKNSKSLNVLLTHPVFRDNIITGKFLGISITLALMVFSSLTIIEASDFLISGKVAELDSLVRLLIFGIFTFLYLLTFAAFGLFASVWCKTEIESLTFGALVWINMCFALGPTIIMLASFASGQTLFDMTKEFASTVSSFYNISPLHHFAEVTVGDLDLSYYGGFHIQTDLYGFLDTRYSLSYLIGYYWQNVVILLILPFLFLAASYISFLRDDV; via the coding sequence GTGAATAAAAACTGCGTTTTAACGCTGGCACAAAAAGAATTTTCGGACAAACTGCATGAACCAGGTTTTTTCGTACTCCTTGCGATATTTATGGGTACCCTATTAATATATCTGCAAAGCCGCACAAGTGATTTTTGGGATGTTGTCCAGGTGATTGGCGTCTTCTTCCCATTGACAGGTATAGCTCTTGGATATGACGGGATAATTAAAGAAAAGAATAGCAAAAGCCTGAATGTTTTATTGACACATCCGGTTTTCAGAGATAATATCATAACAGGCAAATTTCTAGGAATTTCAATAACTCTTGCACTTATGGTATTTTCATCCCTGACAATAATTGAAGCATCGGATTTCCTGATTTCTGGGAAAGTTGCTGAACTTGATTCCCTCGTACGTCTGCTAATTTTCGGGATATTTACTTTCCTTTATTTACTAACTTTTGCAGCTTTTGGGCTTTTTGCTTCAGTCTGGTGTAAAACAGAAATTGAGTCCCTCACGTTCGGAGCTCTGGTCTGGATCAACATGTGCTTTGCCCTCGGCCCAACTATTATTATGCTTGCATCTTTCGCATCGGGTCAAACACTGTTTGATATGACGAAAGAGTTTGCTTCGACAGTTTCCTCATTTTACAATATCTCGCCTTTGCATCACTTTGCTGAGGTGACAGTTGGAGATCTGGATTTGAGTTATTATGGAGGGTTTCATATCCAGACAGATTTATACGGGTTTCTGGACACTCGCTATTCACTATCTTACCTGATTGGGTATTACTGGCAAAACGTAGTAATTTTGTTAATTCTCCCGTTTCTGTTTCTGGCAGCTTCATATATTTCATTTTTGAGAGATGATGTCTAA
- a CDS encoding phosphatase PAP2 family protein, with product MFQTEPILYLQSIGTGWFTFLMVMTTSMGSAAFFAGIVIATAFGIDFKKGFLLFQLLLWTALFTEVFKALIAFPRPDFVDSRVLNLEAGTKNTSPFNGNGEAGFFKLPDREILEAFRLQKVFPDSPFGFPSGHVALTTALWGGISRVFNSRTVSRLTPAAVLLMAFSRMYLGRHFLGDVIGGAILGLILLFTFSRLLKSPFKEDFFKKENFELAFRQKNFFFYFAMFAVPILLASLSLISGEVAGFFFGTNTAYLIIIRKGLPKDTGSTEKRALRVFITLILFGLSTFVLDAGFDIIGKVGYPETTYVEFLKVFIPASTIWISISICTKLDLYGMTCTEEMK from the coding sequence TTGTTCCAGACCGAACCCATACTTTATCTCCAGTCCATTGGAACCGGATGGTTTACTTTCCTCATGGTTATGACAACTTCAATGGGGTCTGCCGCCTTTTTTGCAGGCATAGTAATTGCCACTGCCTTCGGGATTGATTTTAAGAAGGGTTTTCTTCTGTTCCAGCTGCTGCTCTGGACTGCTCTTTTTACCGAGGTCTTTAAGGCACTGATCGCCTTTCCAAGGCCGGATTTTGTAGACAGCAGAGTACTTAACCTGGAAGCAGGAACAAAAAACACATCTCCTTTTAATGGAAACGGGGAAGCAGGCTTTTTTAAACTTCCGGACAGGGAAATTCTTGAGGCTTTTCGCCTTCAAAAGGTATTTCCCGATTCTCCCTTCGGTTTTCCTTCAGGGCATGTCGCACTTACCACTGCTCTTTGGGGAGGAATCTCCCGTGTCTTCAACAGCAGGACTGTCAGCAGGCTCACTCCTGCAGCAGTGCTGCTCATGGCTTTTTCAAGGATGTACCTGGGGAGGCATTTTTTAGGGGATGTAATTGGAGGAGCTATTCTGGGTCTAATTCTCCTTTTTACCTTTAGTCGCCTCCTTAAAAGCCCTTTTAAGGAAGATTTTTTCAAAAAAGAGAATTTTGAACTTGCTTTCAGGCAGAAAAATTTCTTTTTTTACTTCGCTATGTTTGCTGTTCCTATCCTTCTTGCTTCCCTATCCCTTATAAGTGGTGAAGTAGCAGGTTTCTTTTTTGGCACGAATACAGCTTATCTAATTATTATAAGAAAAGGGCTTCCGAAAGATACCGGAAGTACTGAAAAGAGGGCTCTCAGGGTATTTATCACGCTCATATTGTTCGGATTATCCACGTTTGTCCTTGATGCAGGATTTGATATTATAGGCAAGGTTGGTTACCCTGAAACTACATATGTAGAATTTTTAAAAGTTTTTATTCCCGCATCTACAATATGGATTTCTATAAGTATCTGTACGAAACTTGATCTTTACGGAATGACCTGTACAGAGGAGATGAAGTAA
- a CDS encoding ABC transporter permease, whose product MENISNIKVIAQKEFTDHLKSPVFLSFTATFTLVVLAYSYVLGTEVEYTLNVLGSPDLMRGFEGVAEVVGRFAPIIGIVLGFDAIVKEIKSSSMNVLLTHPVFRDNIILGKILGSSSCILLVLFFSINLATGVMLIASGIPVTMQQITRIEIFIFLTFFYALIFLAISIMISTISKRSNNSLLFNLIFWLVITVLFTNLIFTVSYAFSEDLHTANDQTQLLKNFLPDYHFTTTAVGIKNTDTGLTSEIGGIFDTHYTLGAWAGEFWPDMAYLFVLPFILLIGSVLAFLKKDITY is encoded by the coding sequence GTGGAAAATATCTCTAACATAAAAGTCATAGCCCAAAAGGAGTTTACTGACCATCTGAAAAGTCCTGTATTTCTTTCTTTTACAGCTACTTTTACGCTTGTTGTCCTTGCCTATTCATATGTGCTGGGGACAGAAGTCGAATATACATTAAATGTTCTTGGCAGCCCTGATTTGATGAGAGGGTTTGAAGGAGTAGCAGAGGTTGTCGGCCGTTTTGCACCAATTATAGGTATAGTGTTGGGTTTTGATGCAATTGTCAAAGAAATAAAATCCAGTTCCATGAATGTTTTATTGACACATCCTGTGTTCAGGGACAATATAATCCTTGGCAAGATTCTGGGATCGAGTTCATGTATTTTGCTCGTACTCTTCTTTTCCATCAATCTTGCAACCGGAGTCATGCTTATCGCTTCAGGAATTCCGGTCACAATGCAGCAAATCACAAGAATTGAGATATTTATATTTCTAACTTTTTTCTATGCTCTAATTTTCCTTGCAATCTCCATAATGATCTCAACAATATCAAAAAGATCAAATAATTCTCTTCTGTTCAACTTAATTTTCTGGCTTGTCATAACAGTACTATTTACCAATCTAATCTTTACCGTAAGTTATGCATTTTCAGAAGATCTCCATACGGCAAATGACCAGACTCAGCTTCTTAAGAACTTCTTACCTGACTATCATTTTACTACTACTGCGGTGGGAATCAAGAATACTGATACAGGACTTACTTCCGAGATAGGAGGGATATTTGATACCCACTATACACTGGGAGCCTGGGCAGGTGAATTCTGGCCCGATATGGCCTATCTTTTTGTGCTGCCATTCATCTTGCTTATAGGCTCGGTACTAGCGTTTTTGAAAAAAGACATAACATACTGA
- a CDS encoding pyridoxamine 5'-phosphate oxidase family protein: MVKLSNEMVEDFAKMRIFPFSTASKSGEPNVIPIGFCKLQEDRETIWIADNYFHKTRQNLEENPRGAIYVWGPEIKGCYQIKGDFEIKTEGEDYEKMYKAVKSMGDRFPAKALAVMKITEVYECRSGEGAGKQLL, from the coding sequence ATGGTCAAATTAAGCAACGAAATGGTAGAAGATTTTGCAAAAATGAGAATTTTTCCTTTTTCAACTGCCTCCAAAAGTGGAGAACCAAATGTAATACCAATAGGCTTTTGTAAACTCCAGGAAGACCGGGAAACTATCTGGATTGCAGACAACTACTTCCACAAGACCCGCCAGAACCTTGAAGAAAATCCGAGAGGAGCAATCTATGTCTGGGGTCCAGAGATCAAAGGCTGCTACCAGATAAAAGGGGATTTTGAAATCAAAACCGAAGGGGAAGACTACGAAAAGATGTATAAGGCTGTGAAGAGCATGGGAGACAGATTTCCTGCAAAAGCCCTTGCCGTTATGAAAATTACGGAAGTTTACGAGTGCAGATCCGGAGAGGGTGCCGGAAAGCAGCTTCTTTGA
- a CDS encoding ABC transporter ATP-binding protein, protein MESMSMELEQNEVVPKVDEFAIETIRLSKVFGKENKIHAVDNLNLQVRKGEVFGFVGPNGAGKTTTMKMLIGLLEPSEGSGKVAGYDIVREVINIRETTGVLPEPAGFYDNLTARQNLRFYAKLYDIEPEVREQRIVNLLETVGLTRAIDQKTGGFSTGMRKRFGLAQALINEPSVLFLDEPTSGIDPVGAQMMRDLIKDLNRSKGVTVFLSSHSMEEVEEICDRIAIIARGKLLAVGSVEDLRDIIRAKEGVNYLLEVQDIPLSEAAEAVKTVEGVTALEIQDETLHVHAKTKLRTEIAKAVRKAGGTVSMFEEEEMNLKKLFLKIIEGA, encoded by the coding sequence ATGGAATCAATGAGTATGGAATTAGAACAAAATGAAGTCGTACCGAAAGTAGATGAATTCGCAATAGAAACCATTCGTTTGAGTAAGGTTTTCGGGAAGGAGAATAAAATACACGCGGTAGACAATCTGAACCTGCAGGTAAGAAAGGGAGAAGTATTCGGCTTTGTAGGTCCTAACGGGGCCGGCAAGACCACAACCATGAAAATGCTTATCGGTTTGCTTGAACCAAGTGAAGGAAGCGGGAAAGTTGCAGGTTATGATATTGTCCGCGAAGTAATAAATATAAGGGAAACAACAGGCGTCCTTCCAGAGCCTGCCGGTTTTTATGATAATCTCACTGCAAGGCAGAACCTGCGCTTTTATGCAAAACTCTATGATATCGAACCCGAAGTACGGGAACAGAGGATTGTAAATTTGCTTGAGACCGTGGGCCTTACCCGTGCAATCGATCAGAAAACAGGCGGTTTTTCTACAGGCATGCGCAAGCGTTTCGGGCTTGCACAGGCTCTTATTAATGAACCTTCAGTTCTTTTCCTTGACGAGCCAACAAGCGGCATCGATCCCGTGGGAGCTCAGATGATGCGTGATCTTATAAAGGACCTGAACCGGAGTAAAGGAGTTACCGTTTTTCTGAGTTCGCATTCCATGGAAGAAGTTGAGGAGATCTGCGACCGCATAGCAATAATTGCAAGAGGGAAGCTGCTGGCAGTCGGGTCTGTGGAGGATCTGCGAGATATAATCAGAGCAAAGGAGGGTGTGAATTATTTGCTTGAGGTTCAGGATATTCCACTCTCCGAGGCCGCAGAAGCCGTGAAAACCGTAGAGGGCGTGACTGCTCTTGAAATTCAGGACGAAACTCTGCATGTGCATGCGAAGACGAAGCTCCGTACAGAGATTGCAAAAGCTGTTAGGAAAGCAGGCGGCACTGTATCCATGTTCGAAGAAGAAGAAATGAATCTGAAGAAACTATTCCTTAAAATTATTGAAGGAGCATAA
- the pdxS gene encoding pyridoxal 5'-phosphate synthase lyase subunit PdxS, protein MDFEKLRHGTELIKRGFARMQKGGVIMDVTTPEQARIAEEAGAVAVMALQAVPADIRKAGGVARMADPEIVQQIIDTVTIPVMAKARIGHFVEAEILEALGVDMVDESEVLTPADPFYHIDKTQFTVPFVCGARNLGEALRRINEGAAMIRTKGEAGTGDVSQAVKHMKQIQGEIRALAGKTKEELIMVARDIEAPIELVVETSKMQRLPVVNFAAGGVATPADAALMMRLGADGVFVGSGIFKAENPEKMAKAIVEAVNNYDNPAKLAEVSKGVGAGMKGICADTIPVQEALQERGW, encoded by the coding sequence ATGGACTTTGAAAAATTGAGACACGGGACCGAACTTATCAAGCGGGGCTTTGCACGGATGCAGAAAGGGGGTGTGATCATGGACGTTACAACCCCTGAACAGGCCAGGATCGCAGAAGAAGCCGGAGCAGTTGCTGTTATGGCCCTTCAGGCTGTCCCTGCAGATATTAGAAAAGCAGGCGGAGTTGCCCGTATGGCAGACCCGGAGATCGTGCAGCAGATCATTGATACGGTCACCATCCCTGTTATGGCAAAAGCAAGGATCGGACACTTTGTCGAGGCTGAAATCCTTGAGGCACTCGGCGTTGACATGGTAGATGAATCAGAAGTCCTTACTCCTGCTGATCCTTTCTATCACATAGACAAAACGCAGTTTACCGTGCCTTTTGTCTGCGGAGCAAGGAACCTTGGAGAAGCTCTTCGCAGGATCAATGAAGGCGCAGCCATGATCCGGACTAAAGGAGAAGCGGGAACAGGTGACGTCAGCCAGGCAGTAAAGCATATGAAGCAGATTCAGGGTGAAATCCGTGCTCTTGCAGGCAAGACCAAAGAAGAACTTATAATGGTTGCAAGGGACATCGAAGCTCCTATCGAACTTGTGGTTGAAACCTCTAAAATGCAGAGACTGCCTGTGGTAAACTTTGCAGCCGGTGGAGTTGCAACCCCTGCCGATGCAGCTCTCATGATGCGCCTTGGTGCAGATGGGGTCTTTGTGGGCTCAGGAATTTTCAAAGCGGAAAACCCTGAGAAGATGGCAAAAGCAATTGTTGAAGCCGTCAATAACTACGATAACCCTGCAAAACTCGCAGAAGTTTCAAAAGGCGTGGGTGCAGGTATGAAAGGTATTTGTGCAGACACGATCCCTGTACAGGAAGCCCTTCAGGAACGCGGATGGTAA
- the pdxT gene encoding pyridoxal 5'-phosphate synthase glutaminase subunit PdxT has product MKIGVIAIQGAVSEHVDALRRALAERGIDAEVVEIKHKGIVPACSGIVIPGGESTTLCRLLAREGIADEIKEAAARGIPILGTCAGLIVLAKEGDQQVEKTGQELLGIMDTRVNRNAFGRQRDSFEAELDVSILDSPFTGVFIRAPGIVSCGPGVKVLSRLEDMIIAAEQGNVLALAFHPELTDDLRIHQYFLSKIFNC; this is encoded by the coding sequence ATGAAAATAGGTGTAATCGCTATTCAGGGAGCGGTTTCTGAGCATGTTGATGCTTTAAGGAGAGCCCTTGCAGAGAGAGGGATAGATGCAGAGGTAGTTGAAATAAAGCATAAAGGAATTGTTCCGGCGTGCAGCGGAATTGTGATCCCTGGCGGAGAGAGTACAACGCTTTGCAGGCTGCTTGCCCGTGAAGGGATTGCAGATGAGATTAAGGAGGCAGCTGCAAGGGGAATTCCGATTCTAGGGACCTGTGCAGGGCTGATTGTTCTTGCAAAGGAAGGAGACCAGCAGGTAGAAAAGACAGGGCAGGAGCTGCTCGGAATTATGGATACCAGGGTTAACAGAAACGCCTTTGGGAGGCAGAGAGATTCTTTCGAGGCGGAGCTTGATGTGTCCATTCTTGATTCTCCTTTTACAGGCGTGTTTATTCGGGCTCCGGGAATTGTGAGCTGCGGACCTGGCGTGAAGGTGCTTTCCAGGCTTGAAGATATGATTATTGCTGCAGAGCAGGGAAATGTGCTGGCCCTTGCATTTCACCCGGAATTAACCGATGATTTGCGCATCCACCAGTACTTCCTGAGTAAGATTTTCAACTGCTAA
- a CDS encoding winged helix-turn-helix transcriptional regulator codes for MEPKITPLMSHSINHRKLWLLFFFSLFFVLTAEATEYIVSPAPGDEFGVSRAGEEVTVARDFTVYWQFLLWLALMHVLSIIDILLNPAKLIFAILGFRITGRADVPDNSSQSKVYAYIKARPGAYISEIVNNVTLNRGAVKYHIKTLKAQNKIEAYKEGGKTRYFGSDLACDNEEKRIISALQNIMNQRIISEIRNDTCNTNVALACEIGVSRATISWHMRRLKEIGLVKETKKGKNIIYEINPSYNNLIEKHE; via the coding sequence GTGGAACCGAAGATTACACCTTTAATGTCGCATTCCATTAATCACAGGAAACTCTGGCTCCTTTTCTTTTTCTCTTTATTTTTTGTGTTGACAGCTGAGGCTACGGAATATATTGTAAGCCCAGCGCCTGGTGATGAATTTGGAGTATCCAGGGCGGGAGAAGAAGTAACAGTAGCCAGGGACTTTACAGTCTACTGGCAGTTCCTCCTGTGGCTGGCCCTGATGCACGTCTTATCGATAATAGATATACTGCTGAACCCTGCAAAGCTTATTTTCGCAATACTCGGGTTCCGGATTACAGGTCGAGCAGATGTACCTGATAACTCCAGTCAATCTAAAGTCTATGCCTATATTAAAGCCAGACCTGGGGCGTATATTAGTGAGATTGTAAATAATGTAACTTTAAATAGAGGAGCAGTCAAATATCATATAAAAACTCTCAAAGCTCAAAACAAAATCGAAGCTTATAAAGAGGGCGGAAAAACAAGATATTTCGGAAGTGATCTGGCTTGTGATAACGAAGAAAAAAGAATCATTTCTGCCCTTCAAAACATAATGAATCAAAGAATAATCTCAGAAATACGAAATGACACGTGTAATACAAATGTAGCTCTTGCATGTGAAATTGGAGTTTCAAGAGCTACGATTAGCTGGCACATGAGAAGACTTAAAGAGATAGGGCTCGTAAAGGAAACAAAAAAAGGAAAAAACATTATTTATGAGATAAATCCTTCTTATAATAATTTGATAGAAAAACATGAGTAA
- a CDS encoding transposase: MHFEELSDAQWKYIRFHLPPQPKVGRKRVNDRQIINGILYVLVTGCQWRDMPKQYGSYVTAWRRLKRWSEEGVWDMIFDSLKDDPYRNGQLSLGIVAIDSSFVEAKKGEKVSSIMDSKREKE; the protein is encoded by the coding sequence ATACACTTTGAAGAACTTAGTGATGCTCAATGGAAGTATATTCGCTTTCACCTTCCTCCCCAACCGAAGGTTGGGAGGAAGAGAGTAAATGATCGTCAGATCATTAACGGTATTCTTTATGTTCTTGTTACAGGTTGTCAATGGCGAGATATGCCCAAACAATACGGATCTTACGTAACTGCTTGGAGACGACTAAAAAGATGGTCTGAAGAAGGTGTTTGGGATATGATCTTTGATTCTCTTAAAGATGATCCTTATCGGAATGGACAACTCTCCCTTGGAATTGTTGCAATAGATAGCAGTTTTGTAGAAGCAAAAAAAGGGGAGAAAGTGTCGAGTATAATGGATTCAAAAAGAGAAAAGGAATAA
- a CDS encoding transposase has product MHAAVTSEGFPLSIVIGSGAEYDPYKFEETIGAIKVRTGHRPITRPEEIVADSIYDDAQVREYLRRRRIKTSIPENKRNRKKRKRGRPRRFSKQSYAKRSAVERFFSRIKTGFRRIIIRYERLDKIFRALVIIATFFIYWEKLQEKL; this is encoded by the coding sequence ATTCATGCAGCTGTAACCTCAGAAGGTTTTCCATTAAGCATTGTTATTGGTTCAGGAGCAGAATACGACCCTTATAAGTTTGAAGAGACTATTGGAGCAATAAAGGTAAGGACCGGGCATAGACCAATAACAAGACCAGAAGAAATAGTAGCGGATTCAATTTATGATGATGCGCAGGTACGAGAGTACCTGCGCAGAAGAAGAATCAAAACTTCTATTCCTGAAAACAAAAGAAACAGAAAGAAAAGAAAAAGAGGAAGACCTAGAAGATTTAGTAAACAATCGTATGCGAAAAGATCAGCAGTAGAAAGATTTTTCTCAAGGATAAAAACGGGATTCAGAAGAATTATCATAAGATATGAAAGATTGGATAAAATATTCAGGGCATTAGTGATAATAGCAACATTCTTCATTTACTGGGAAAAGCTACAGGAGAAATTATGA